A region of Sulfurovum sp. DNA encodes the following proteins:
- the mobA gene encoding molybdenum cofactor guanylyltransferase MobA, translating into MKHIIPAVIFAGGKSSRMGKDKALLPFGAYESLAAYQYHRLNVFFNSVYLSTKTDKFGFDAPLIMDRYKVYSPLTALVSAFEVLDEEAIFILSVDTPFVDNTVIQNIITTRQKEDAIIARTNNKIQPLCGLYVRSMLPLAQEALTQRKHRLTRFLEEINTKYVDFEDEKLFLNLNHPFEYKAAKKLISS; encoded by the coding sequence ATGAAACACATCATCCCTGCTGTTATTTTTGCTGGAGGCAAAAGTTCTCGTATGGGCAAAGATAAAGCATTGCTACCATTTGGAGCATACGAAAGTTTAGCAGCCTATCAATATCATAGACTCAATGTATTTTTTAATTCAGTCTATCTCTCTACCAAAACAGATAAATTTGGGTTTGATGCACCCTTGATTATGGATCGCTATAAGGTATACTCCCCGCTTACTGCCCTTGTCTCTGCATTTGAAGTGCTAGATGAGGAAGCAATTTTTATTCTTTCAGTCGACACCCCTTTTGTTGACAATACAGTCATACAAAATATTATTACTACAAGGCAGAAAGAGGATGCAATAATCGCTCGAACCAATAACAAAATCCAACCCTTATGTGGACTTTATGTGCGCAGCATGCTACCCTTGGCTCAAGAGGCACTTACGCAAAGAAAACATAGACTAACACGTTTTCTAGAGGAGATCAATACAAAATATGTAGATTTTGAGGATGAAAAACTGTTTTTAAACCTTAATCATCCTTTCGAATACAAAGCAGCAAAAAAGCTTATTTCTTCTTAA
- a CDS encoding RDD family protein, with the protein MAKQRFRDIKHGGAQNTKQTQVPPCHHNQNYATSREKLKAFLTDSFMLLMPIMYIVFYLVMGGREEFGAHKAVGWLYILIPLVIIQTIFMYKSGQTPGYRAYDIEVIDESTRKYPSFFIALFRNLTAILSMAILFGWILMFFRKDKKNLHDLLSNTAVIKKS; encoded by the coding sequence ATGGCAAAACAACGCTTCAGAGACATTAAACATGGAGGGGCACAAAATACAAAACAAACGCAAGTGCCTCCATGTCATCACAACCAAAATTATGCTACATCTAGAGAGAAGCTCAAGGCATTCCTTACTGATAGTTTTATGCTACTTATGCCCATTATGTATATAGTTTTTTATTTGGTTATGGGAGGACGAGAAGAGTTTGGGGCACATAAGGCAGTAGGCTGGCTCTATATTTTGATTCCACTGGTCATTATACAAACTATCTTTATGTACAAAAGTGGACAGACTCCAGGTTATCGTGCTTACGATATTGAAGTAATTGATGAGAGTACGAGAAAATATCCTTCTTTTTTTATAGCCCTTTTTAGAAATCTTACTGCCATTCTCTCCATGGCAATACTTTTTGGATGGATACTAATGTTCTTCAGGAAAGATAAAAAGAACTTGCATGATCTTCTAAGCAATACAGCTGTCATCAAAAAATCATGA
- a CDS encoding LysR family transcriptional regulator has translation MKLTLRQMEIFLNVVASGHLTNVAREMKLSQSAISMSIKELENILGRPVFDRINKKLVLNEVGRAFHKEIDPIFKKLSDIEYEFQNSENKGVIRVGASTTIVDYLIPPIICSYMSSYPDVKITLKEGNTKEITEMIRNGEIDIGFVEGFVSGSDIIKEKIGIDELIVVASQKDFCKPCYIDELAQSRWVLREEGSGTREVFLDYIKEKVDNLNIFFELGHTESIKSILMNRECLTCISKISVESELNEEKLYHVPVKNFKCKRDFLMIYHKDKYHSTLFEKFLYFSKTLMMQMLEKNSLLQIKKK, from the coding sequence ATGAAACTAACGCTAAGACAGATGGAAATATTTCTTAATGTGGTTGCTTCAGGGCACTTAACCAATGTTGCCAGAGAGATGAAGCTTAGCCAGTCGGCCATCTCTATGTCCATTAAAGAGTTAGAGAATATTTTAGGGAGACCAGTATTTGATCGTATTAATAAAAAGTTGGTACTCAATGAAGTAGGGCGTGCATTCCATAAAGAGATAGACCCAATTTTTAAAAAACTCTCCGATATTGAATATGAGTTCCAAAACTCAGAGAATAAGGGGGTGATTCGTGTTGGAGCCAGTACAACCATTGTTGATTACCTGATCCCCCCTATTATCTGTAGTTATATGAGCTCTTATCCTGATGTAAAAATTACACTTAAAGAAGGAAATACCAAGGAGATCACTGAGATGATCAGAAATGGAGAGATTGATATTGGTTTTGTCGAAGGTTTTGTTTCAGGTTCTGATATTATCAAAGAGAAGATTGGTATAGATGAGCTAATTGTAGTTGCTTCTCAAAAGGATTTTTGTAAACCATGCTACATCGATGAATTGGCACAAAGTCGATGGGTACTCCGTGAGGAAGGCTCAGGAACACGTGAAGTTTTTCTTGATTACATTAAAGAGAAGGTAGATAATCTTAATATCTTTTTTGAACTAGGGCATACTGAATCGATTAAAAGTATTTTAATGAACCGTGAGTGTTTAACATGTATTTCAAAAATATCAGTAGAGAGTGAACTGAACGAAGAGAAGCTCTACCATGTCCCAGTTAAAAACTTCAAGTGTAAGCGTGATTTCTTGATGATCTACCATAAGGACAAATATCACAGTACACTTTTTGAGAAGTTCCTCTATTTTTCAAAGACATTGATGATGCAGATGCTAGAGAAAAATTCATTACTTCAGATTAAGAAGAAATAA
- a CDS encoding YeiH family protein: MPFSSQNRKGTISGIFFVAIFAAIATWIAGLGSIKSLGLSPLVIGIVMGILYANTLHHHTPTGWQMGITFSGKKILRFAIVFYGFRLTFQEIIAVGMDGFLVSLIMLTSTLIFGSWLGYKVFGMEKDTSILTASGAAVCGAAAVLATEPVLKAEEHKTAIAVSMVVLFGTISMFLYPLLYSGIIEHATGFLHMTAREFGIYTGGTIHEVAQVVAVPASVLGSPKEMADAAVIVKMTRVIMIAPMLIILGLYLAWNAKRSGGNHGGKTKLVIPWFAVYFIMVAGFNSLHLLPRDLVGLINTIDTFLLTMAMTALGMGTIFSKFKGLGLAPLYTALGMFVWLVVGGFAVTKVIVEIL, encoded by the coding sequence ATGCCTTTTTCATCCCAAAACCGTAAAGGTACCATAAGTGGTATCTTTTTTGTTGCTATTTTTGCTGCTATTGCAACTTGGATTGCAGGGCTTGGTTCAATTAAATCATTGGGGCTTTCTCCTTTGGTTATCGGTATTGTCATGGGTATTCTCTATGCCAATACCCTACACCATCATACCCCCACAGGATGGCAGATGGGTATTACATTCTCTGGTAAAAAAATACTTCGTTTTGCTATCGTATTTTACGGATTCCGCTTAACGTTTCAAGAGATTATTGCTGTAGGCATGGATGGCTTTCTTGTCTCACTTATCATGCTTACTTCAACCCTTATATTTGGTTCATGGTTGGGCTATAAGGTATTCGGTATGGAGAAAGACACTTCTATTCTAACTGCATCTGGTGCTGCTGTCTGTGGTGCTGCTGCCGTTTTAGCCACCGAACCAGTACTCAAAGCCGAAGAGCATAAAACAGCTATTGCCGTCTCCATGGTTGTACTGTTTGGTACTATTTCTATGTTCCTCTACCCTCTACTCTATAGCGGGATTATTGAACACGCAACTGGCTTTTTACATATGACAGCAAGAGAGTTTGGCATCTATACAGGCGGCACCATTCATGAGGTGGCACAAGTTGTTGCTGTTCCTGCTTCTGTTCTGGGTTCACCAAAAGAGATGGCCGATGCTGCTGTCATTGTCAAAATGACTCGCGTGATTATGATTGCACCCATGTTAATTATCCTTGGGCTCTACCTTGCATGGAATGCCAAAAGATCGGGGGGGAATCATGGCGGTAAGACAAAACTGGTAATTCCATGGTTTGCTGTCTACTTCATTATGGTTGCTGGATTTAACTCATTACATCTCTTGCCTAGAGATCTTGTTGGTCTTATCAATACAATTGATACTTTTCTGCTCACAATGGCAATGACTGCTTTGGGTATGGGAACCATCTTCTCAAAGTTTAAAGGACTAGGGCTGGCTCCTCTCTACACTGCACTTGGTATGTTTGTATGGCTTGTTGTTGGTGGCTTTGCCGTAACCAAGGTGATTGTAGAGATACTCTAA
- a CDS encoding PD-(D/E)XK nuclease family protein — protein sequence MNILQVYPTSRALRTVMQQQGNQEGFLPTLMCMDEFENRTVLLDDATMVDPLQRTILLKKSTEFESFKKLKIDRDLVRFFTKSDALFKFFEELSFEQVTLEVLAKADPYAEFGDHLRVLGELKLRYEEILASKGMIDRMFIPKNYRLNEGFLKSYDCIEIYLEGYLSHFELTLLQQVANHTQVVLSYYTSRFTKKMQERFESCGIVLKEDCHITFDLGAKNILKSTPIKEEINTLVYCVEERDEQVALALMKIEEMVGEGVDPSEIVLVLPDESFKEHFMLFDHLNNLNFAMGYDYCHGRIVRSLEALYNYWEKHDKKSQKLLERYGLGIEKIDAIAWVEHIGVQAFFTFLKLLGLEEKQKNEDVELVKYHFETLFNQETFTYKVWLYLWLQALSKVTLDDVRGGKVTVMGALETRGVSFRGVVIVDFNDGVIPATPRKDMFLSSTVRAFSGLPTRQDREALQKQIYNRLLQQAERSVIIYATSENRLPSKFLYELGLSEVVQTKAPVHLLYSPSSQLVSKVDPIVKNFDATTQTWSASRLKTFLECKRKYYYRYLANIKPKEDEELNEGAFLHRLLEELYQEHDYYVSEVEMTQVLHAKMEQLLPNTDSKSCYQKALWRERLKGFVQHEIAHFSANWRVISREMEVHGKIGGLKFKGRIDRIDQNTTDTIGT from the coding sequence ATGAATATACTACAGGTTTACCCCACATCAAGAGCCTTGCGCACTGTTATGCAGCAACAGGGAAACCAAGAAGGTTTTCTTCCAACACTCATGTGCATGGATGAGTTTGAGAATCGTACTGTACTTTTAGATGATGCCACAATGGTTGACCCATTGCAGCGAACCATACTACTTAAAAAATCAACAGAATTTGAATCATTTAAGAAGCTTAAGATTGACCGTGATTTAGTACGTTTTTTTACCAAAAGTGACGCACTGTTTAAGTTTTTTGAAGAGCTCTCTTTTGAGCAAGTTACACTGGAAGTACTTGCTAAGGCAGATCCTTATGCGGAGTTTGGTGATCACCTGCGGGTACTGGGTGAATTGAAGTTGCGTTATGAAGAGATACTTGCTTCAAAAGGGATGATAGACAGAATGTTTATTCCTAAGAATTATAGACTAAATGAAGGATTCTTGAAGAGCTATGATTGTATTGAGATCTACCTTGAGGGGTATTTGAGTCATTTTGAACTGACACTTTTACAGCAAGTAGCAAACCATACCCAAGTTGTTCTCTCCTACTATACCAGTCGGTTTACTAAGAAGATGCAGGAGCGTTTTGAGAGCTGTGGTATTGTGCTTAAAGAAGATTGTCATATCACATTTGACCTTGGTGCTAAAAATATACTAAAGAGTACACCTATCAAAGAAGAGATAAATACTTTAGTATATTGTGTAGAGGAACGTGATGAACAGGTGGCACTGGCATTGATGAAGATAGAGGAGATGGTAGGTGAGGGTGTTGACCCCTCTGAAATTGTCTTGGTACTTCCTGATGAGTCTTTCAAGGAGCACTTTATGCTCTTTGATCATCTCAATAACCTTAATTTTGCCATGGGGTATGACTATTGCCATGGGCGTATTGTACGTTCTCTTGAGGCACTTTACAATTACTGGGAAAAGCATGACAAAAAGAGTCAAAAGCTCTTGGAGCGTTATGGTTTGGGAATAGAGAAGATTGATGCTATTGCTTGGGTTGAACATATTGGTGTACAGGCTTTTTTTACTTTTTTAAAACTACTCGGATTAGAAGAGAAGCAAAAGAATGAAGATGTAGAATTAGTAAAGTATCACTTTGAAACACTTTTTAATCAAGAGACGTTTACTTACAAGGTGTGGCTATATCTCTGGCTTCAAGCACTCTCTAAGGTGACTCTTGATGATGTGCGAGGAGGAAAGGTAACTGTAATGGGTGCACTAGAGACCCGAGGAGTCTCCTTTAGGGGTGTCGTGATTGTTGACTTTAATGATGGTGTGATACCAGCAACGCCTAGAAAAGATATGTTTCTTAGCTCAACCGTACGTGCCTTTTCTGGTCTACCAACACGTCAGGACAGAGAGGCACTACAAAAGCAGATATATAACCGCCTACTGCAGCAAGCGGAGCGTTCAGTCATCATCTATGCAACATCAGAAAATAGGTTGCCTTCAAAGTTTCTCTATGAATTGGGTTTATCTGAAGTAGTACAAACAAAAGCACCGGTGCATCTGCTCTACAGTCCGTCTTCACAGCTCGTATCAAAAGTAGATCCAATAGTTAAAAACTTCGATGCCACAACACAGACATGGTCTGCTTCACGGCTAAAAACCTTTTTGGAGTGTAAACGTAAATACTACTACCGCTACCTTGCCAACATAAAACCCAAAGAGGATGAAGAGTTAAATGAGGGTGCTTTTTTGCACAGACTCCTAGAAGAGCTTTATCAAGAGCATGATTATTATGTTTCAGAAGTAGAGATGACACAGGTACTGCATGCCAAAATGGAACAGTTGCTACCTAATACAGATAGTAAAAGCTGTTATCAAAAAGCACTTTGGCGTGAGAGGCTCAAAGGGTTTGTGCAGCATGAAATCGCACATTTTAGTGCTAACTGGCGTGTAATTTCCCGTGAAATGGAAGTACACGGCAAGATAGGTGGGCTGAAGTTTAAGGGTCGCATCGATCGCATTGACCAAAATACTACCGATACGATTGGTACTTGA
- a CDS encoding Hsp20/alpha crystallin family protein, producing MLNKKLSLFVLSAATAASMQAQSLLSGSLNDSFFQDPFGDDMFKEIAQIQQQVDKMFSHMQQRIDPYASSMANPSMGMYQLSAQNHFVDKGDHYEMVTNIPKSKENYIDIRTQNGMMTISAKIVHEEKQQANGIARTSKSIQSFQQNIPLASDADEGKIESKFSNGRLVIIVPKKQDTKAITPTPLRKLATTATPKKAVETGKTLSPQKAEQKK from the coding sequence ATGTTAAATAAAAAACTCTCACTATTTGTACTTTCAGCGGCAACAGCGGCATCGATGCAAGCACAGAGTCTATTGAGTGGTTCACTCAATGACTCATTTTTCCAAGATCCTTTTGGTGATGATATGTTCAAAGAGATAGCCCAGATACAACAACAGGTGGATAAAATGTTTAGCCACATGCAGCAACGGATTGACCCATATGCCAGTAGCATGGCAAACCCATCCATGGGCATGTATCAACTCTCTGCACAGAATCATTTTGTAGATAAGGGTGATCACTACGAGATGGTGACCAATATCCCAAAGAGTAAAGAAAATTATATTGATATCCGTACACAAAATGGGATGATGACTATCAGTGCAAAGATTGTGCATGAGGAGAAACAACAGGCTAATGGCATAGCAAGAACCTCCAAATCCATTCAGTCCTTCCAGCAGAATATTCCACTTGCTTCTGATGCAGACGAAGGAAAGATTGAAAGCAAATTTAGCAATGGAAGACTTGTTATTATTGTTCCTAAAAAGCAGGATACAAAAGCAATTACACCAACACCTTTGAGAAAATTGGCAACGACAGCCACACCAAAAAAAGCAGTTGAGACAGGGAAAACTCTTTCTCCCCAGAAAGCAGAGCAGAAAAAATAG
- the rplM gene encoding 50S ribosomal protein L13, giving the protein MKMTKVVKPHEVQRDWVLIDAEGKTFGRILTEVASILRGKHKPSFTPNVDCGDYVVIINAQKAKFTGMKVDEKEYFTHSGYFGSTKSKKLGDMLENHTEKLYKLAVRGMLPKTKLGKQMLKKLKVYAGSEHPHTAQIKKGAK; this is encoded by the coding sequence ATGAAAATGACAAAAGTCGTAAAGCCTCATGAAGTACAGAGAGACTGGGTTCTCATAGATGCTGAAGGGAAAACATTTGGTCGTATTTTGACTGAAGTTGCTTCTATTCTTAGAGGAAAACATAAGCCATCATTTACACCAAATGTTGACTGTGGTGACTACGTAGTAATTATTAATGCACAAAAAGCAAAATTTACTGGTATGAAAGTAGATGAGAAGGAGTACTTTACGCACTCCGGATATTTTGGCTCTACTAAGAGTAAAAAGCTTGGTGATATGCTTGAAAACCATACTGAAAAACTCTACAAGTTAGCGGTTAGAGGTATGCTTCCAAAGACAAAACTTGGTAAGCAGATGCTTAAGAAACTTAAAGTGTATGCTGGAAGTGAGCATCCACACACAGCACAGATTAAAAAAGGGGCTAAATAA
- the rpsI gene encoding 30S ribosomal protein S9, with protein MATIYATGKRKSAIAKVWITPGKGEMLINGKTLDQWLGGHETLKMKVRLPLEATKQLDSMSIRATTLGGGYAAQADAVKHGISKALIAYEPSFRAILKPMGLLTRDSRVVERKKPGKKKARRSPQFSKR; from the coding sequence ATGGCAACTATCTACGCAACAGGTAAAAGAAAATCAGCAATTGCAAAAGTATGGATTACTCCGGGTAAAGGTGAGATGCTTATTAATGGCAAGACACTTGACCAGTGGCTTGGTGGACATGAAACACTTAAAATGAAAGTAAGACTACCACTTGAGGCAACTAAGCAGCTTGACTCCATGAGTATCAGGGCAACAACACTTGGTGGTGGGTATGCTGCACAAGCAGATGCAGTGAAGCATGGCATCTCTAAAGCATTGATTGCCTATGAGCCTTCTTTTAGAGCTATTCTTAAGCCTATGGGTCTTCTGACCCGTGACTCAAGAGTTGTTGAGCGTAAAAAACCAGGTAAGAAAAAAGCAAGAAGATCTCCACAGTTCTCCAAAAGATAA
- a CDS encoding MFS transporter, whose translation MKPLLTPLALFLSAFYLFYFAMVGVYIVFMPKVLIDLGYSEAEVGIIYAAAPFMRFLLPFIFKYFITLTSKVYRGALLISFLATLLFWITINTFWLYLGASLIFGGAMGISLPYVETIALAILSKSHYGKVRLWGSLGFMGIALWLGKVLETPFETLYYLSAMAFLSMLFGILLIKYDKTTYTSTAEDAYFSLSKYWAFWISIFLMQVGFGGFYNFFTIYETSHGISLEMTSWMWSFGVICEIIMLYFQGPLLQRNLLNILQFATLITVGRWLMLYLFPGSIMLTFASQSLHAVSFALYHTVAITYVFSLYSQKKLAQQFFLGIAFGLGGSVGAVLSGQVYGKYLFLVESGITFMAFMILLIHQRRKRAVLT comes from the coding sequence ATGAAGCCATTACTAACCCCGCTTGCACTGTTTCTAAGTGCTTTTTATCTCTTTTACTTTGCAATGGTGGGTGTCTATATTGTCTTTATGCCAAAAGTCCTTATCGATTTGGGCTATAGCGAAGCAGAGGTTGGTATCATCTATGCTGCTGCACCCTTTATGCGCTTTTTGTTACCATTTATTTTTAAATACTTTATTACACTTACCTCAAAGGTCTACCGTGGTGCACTACTTATTAGTTTTCTTGCCACTCTACTCTTTTGGATCACAATTAATACCTTCTGGCTCTACCTTGGTGCCAGTCTTATCTTTGGTGGCGCAATGGGAATCTCTTTACCCTATGTCGAAACCATTGCATTAGCCATTCTCTCAAAAAGCCATTATGGAAAGGTTCGACTTTGGGGTTCTTTGGGGTTTATGGGTATTGCACTCTGGCTAGGAAAGGTACTTGAAACTCCTTTTGAGACACTCTATTATCTTTCAGCTATGGCTTTTTTAAGTATGCTCTTTGGTATACTTCTAATTAAATATGACAAAACAACATATACCTCTACAGCAGAGGATGCTTACTTCTCTCTTTCTAAATATTGGGCTTTTTGGATTTCAATCTTTTTGATGCAGGTAGGCTTTGGCGGATTTTATAACTTTTTTACCATTTACGAAACCTCTCACGGTATCTCTTTGGAGATGACTAGCTGGATGTGGAGCTTTGGAGTAATCTGCGAAATTATTATGCTCTACTTTCAAGGACCATTGTTGCAACGCAATCTACTAAACATTTTACAATTTGCCACACTCATAACAGTAGGACGCTGGCTTATGCTCTACCTTTTTCCTGGTTCTATCATGCTCACTTTTGCCTCACAATCATTACATGCGGTCAGTTTTGCACTTTACCATACTGTAGCAATTACCTATGTTTTTTCACTTTACAGCCAAAAAAAACTAGCACAACAATTCTTCCTAGGTATCGCTTTCGGGCTGGGCGGATCAGTGGGTGCCGTGCTCTCTGGACAAGTATATGGCAAGTACCTTTTTCTTGTTGAATCTGGGATTACTTTTATGGCATTTATGATACTTTTGATACATCAAAGACGCAAGAGAGCAGTACTTACATGA
- a CDS encoding type II secretion system F family protein: protein MLYKYKGFDKIGKRTKGTVSATSIEDAKQKLRSLGILYESLKPVQEFSLENFGIKQMPGSLLASFSKELSSYLGSGMMILTAIRLLENQHEGEKRYVSFLNSLKTMIDEGKSLYHALNAQKIYTLPEFYIQSLNIAGQSGKMAEVLIQMGDFFSAQDKVRKQVKGAMVYPTVIFTIAIAMTSFLIVFVVPQITGIFEDTNRELPPITQFILNLSDFLTAYWVHLLVGIILLITLFKMAYAKLDYFHRLIDGWLFKVPMMGSLIQNHELGRFSYILSLLLSSGVAYAQAVSLAIASFGNYRLKDLFGMASEKVMEGNKLSNALQLSKGIKLKRNFMQSLALGEESSEVEEILENLSKLYAEENEERLKILLSMLEPFMMLFIGAIVGIIVSAMLLPIFTMTQGLQ from the coding sequence ATGCTATACAAATATAAAGGTTTTGACAAAATAGGTAAACGTACAAAAGGTACAGTCTCAGCAACCTCCATAGAAGATGCCAAACAAAAATTACGTTCTCTTGGTATTCTATATGAATCGTTGAAGCCTGTGCAAGAGTTCTCTTTAGAGAATTTTGGTATCAAGCAAATGCCAGGAAGTCTACTTGCCTCTTTTTCTAAAGAACTCTCTTCCTATCTTGGTTCAGGGATGATGATTCTCACTGCCATAAGACTATTGGAAAACCAACATGAGGGAGAAAAACGGTATGTCTCCTTCCTTAACTCTTTAAAAACCATGATTGATGAAGGAAAATCTCTCTATCATGCACTCAATGCACAGAAGATATATACACTGCCAGAGTTTTATATACAGAGTCTTAATATTGCAGGGCAAAGCGGAAAAATGGCTGAAGTTCTCATACAAATGGGGGACTTTTTTTCTGCACAAGATAAGGTACGAAAGCAGGTCAAAGGTGCCATGGTGTATCCTACTGTCATCTTTACTATTGCTATCGCAATGACCTCTTTTCTTATTGTCTTTGTTGTACCTCAAATCACTGGAATTTTTGAAGATACCAATCGAGAACTACCCCCTATCACACAGTTTATATTAAATCTTAGTGATTTTCTAACTGCCTACTGGGTGCATCTGCTTGTTGGGATTATTCTTCTTATAACACTCTTCAAGATGGCATATGCTAAATTGGACTATTTTCATAGACTTATTGATGGATGGTTATTCAAAGTACCAATGATGGGTTCCCTTATCCAAAATCATGAATTGGGACGATTCTCTTATATTCTCTCCCTGCTTCTAAGTAGCGGTGTGGCTTATGCACAGGCTGTTAGTCTTGCAATTGCCTCATTTGGAAACTATCGACTCAAAGATTTATTTGGAATGGCTTCAGAAAAAGTGATGGAGGGAAACAAACTTTCCAATGCATTGCAACTAAGCAAAGGAATTAAGCTCAAGCGTAACTTCATGCAGTCATTAGCATTAGGAGAAGAGTCAAGTGAAGTAGAAGAAATACTAGAAAATCTCTCTAAGCTTTATGCTGAAGAGAATGAAGAGCGACTTAAGATTCTGCTTAGTATGCTTGAGCCTTTTATGATGCTCTTTATTGGTGCAATTGTCGGCATCATTGTCTCTGCAATGCTACTTCCAATCTTTACCATGACACAAGGGTTGCAGTAA
- a CDS encoding RecB-like helicase, which translates to MRSSNIYLLDEFQDTSALQFLLLKPLIDEIFAGFGQSEFKSFFYVGDTKQSLYRFRGGAEELFDKVAQRYGVKIEQMDTNYRSSKAVVEQVNHWFKDTMKDYVPQKNREDASEGYVEVLESEELIDEAVKQAKRLLELGINVDDIAFLVSTNKDGQTLQEACQHEEIKTLLKTSSSLKNMPKIAALVAMTEYLFFGEKIDAQAMLFRVGKKLEDIDTSWFSAFMSPLQVIDRLVREFGYFDDDLNILKLLEFASSFSDIPSFVEEFRGSSIAVASNTVHGAKIMTIHGSKGLEFKHVILLDKLTRKNADKSTLLYDYDENLYIDKILYRIKGRENFDDDYTQIIEERKASSAKDSMNVLYVALTRAVEGMIIIRKPKDSIFDEIGIVPMKVGECKTQGTKGKTQVEKKRAPVVLSYYGKQEVPEVSEEDEERDMTAILFGTALHYGLEMLGNFEKRYVSTAMTSVRNRYGKLLGKEALVQIEHRIMLLVEDIFFRNLLEGATFRKEQPLLFEAKMKQIDLLLEYDDHNLVIDYKSSRKYHLEHQNQVRYYCKAVEKITEKHTEGMIVYLLEDQVDLINLSIT; encoded by the coding sequence ATGCGAAGTTCAAACATATATTTGCTAGATGAGTTTCAGGACACCTCTGCCTTACAATTTCTGCTACTTAAGCCACTTATAGATGAGATATTCGCTGGTTTTGGGCAGAGTGAGTTCAAGTCATTTTTTTATGTGGGAGATACCAAGCAATCGCTGTACCGTTTTCGTGGTGGGGCAGAAGAGCTGTTCGACAAGGTAGCACAAAGGTATGGTGTAAAGATAGAGCAGATGGATACCAACTACCGTAGCTCTAAAGCAGTCGTAGAACAGGTGAACCACTGGTTTAAAGATACCATGAAAGACTATGTCCCTCAAAAAAATAGAGAGGATGCAAGTGAGGGCTATGTAGAGGTATTGGAGTCTGAAGAGCTCATAGATGAGGCAGTGAAGCAGGCTAAGAGACTACTGGAACTTGGGATCAATGTAGACGATATTGCCTTTTTAGTAAGCACCAATAAAGATGGACAGACTTTACAAGAGGCATGTCAGCATGAGGAGATAAAGACACTGCTAAAAACCTCCAGCTCACTCAAAAATATGCCAAAAATCGCAGCACTTGTAGCTATGACAGAGTACCTCTTCTTTGGAGAGAAGATAGATGCTCAGGCGATGTTGTTCAGAGTAGGCAAAAAGCTAGAAGATATAGATACCTCTTGGTTCTCTGCGTTTATGTCTCCTTTGCAGGTGATAGACAGGCTGGTACGTGAGTTTGGGTATTTTGATGATGATTTGAATATCTTGAAGCTTTTGGAGTTTGCCTCAAGTTTCTCTGATATCCCTAGCTTTGTAGAGGAGTTTAGGGGCTCTAGTATCGCAGTAGCATCCAATACTGTACATGGTGCGAAGATTATGACCATTCATGGCTCAAAAGGGCTGGAGTTTAAGCATGTAATCTTGTTAGATAAACTCACACGAAAGAATGCTGACAAATCGACACTGCTCTATGATTATGATGAGAATCTCTACATAGACAAGATACTTTACCGTATCAAAGGTAGAGAGAATTTTGATGATGATTATACACAAATCATAGAAGAGCGTAAGGCATCATCAGCCAAAGACAGCATGAATGTACTCTATGTGGCACTCACCAGAGCAGTAGAGGGGATGATAATCATACGCAAGCCTAAAGATTCTATTTTTGATGAGATTGGGATTGTCCCCATGAAGGTAGGAGAGTGCAAGACACAAGGCACAAAGGGTAAGACCCAGGTAGAAAAAAAGAGAGCACCAGTGGTATTGAGCTATTATGGCAAGCAAGAGGTACCTGAGGTGTCAGAAGAGGATGAAGAGAGAGATATGACAGCCATTCTTTTTGGAACAGCACTGCATTACGGGCTAGAGATGTTGGGTAATTTTGAGAAGAGATATGTTAGCACTGCAATGACCTCTGTGCGTAACCGTTATGGGAAACTTCTTGGTAAGGAGGCGTTGGTGCAGATAGAGCATCGCATCATGCTTCTAGTAGAAGATATCTTTTTTAGAAACTTACTTGAGGGTGCAACCTTTAGAAAAGAGCAACCACTTCTCTTTGAAGCAAAAATGAAACAGATAGACCTACTATTGGAGTATGATGATCATAATTTGGTCATAGATTACAAGAGCTCCCGCAAGTATCACTTAGAGCATCAAAATCAGGTGAGATACTACTGCAAAGCGGTAGAGAAGATTACAGAGAAACATACAGAGGGGATGATTGTCTATCTATTGGAAGATCAAGTTGATTTAATTAACTTAAGTATCACTTAG